A window of Streptomyces armeniacus contains these coding sequences:
- a CDS encoding class I SAM-dependent methyltransferase encodes MTIEATGHRNARPSEWQAWQDSWDRQQEWYLPDREERFRVMLDMVEALVGTAPRVLDLACGTGSISDRVLKRFPKAETTGVDLDPALLTIARGHFEDEPRATFVTADLTDPAWPDRLPHRSYDAVLTATALHWLRTDALSALYGRLAGVVREGGVFMNADHMPDETTPRIDEAAGAFDRARREAAKEAGAQDWVDWWQRVADDERLAGAAAERFGIFGNPIEGDHSDGEVQSVAWHVRTLREHGFAEAKAVWCAPADALVLGLR; translated from the coding sequence GTGACGATCGAGGCGACGGGGCACCGGAACGCACGGCCTTCGGAGTGGCAGGCGTGGCAGGACAGCTGGGATCGCCAGCAGGAGTGGTACCTGCCTGACCGCGAGGAACGCTTCCGGGTGATGCTCGACATGGTCGAGGCACTGGTGGGGACCGCGCCCAGGGTGCTGGACCTCGCGTGCGGTACCGGCAGTATCTCGGACCGCGTGCTGAAACGGTTCCCGAAGGCCGAAACCACCGGCGTCGACCTCGACCCGGCCCTGCTCACCATCGCCCGCGGGCACTTCGAGGACGAGCCCCGCGCCACGTTCGTCACCGCGGACCTCACCGACCCGGCGTGGCCGGACCGGCTGCCGCACCGCTCGTACGACGCCGTGCTGACCGCCACGGCGCTGCACTGGCTGCGTACGGACGCGCTGAGCGCGCTGTACGGCCGACTCGCCGGCGTGGTCCGCGAGGGCGGCGTCTTCATGAACGCCGACCACATGCCCGACGAGACCACGCCGCGCATCGACGAGGCCGCGGGCGCCTTCGACCGGGCCCGCCGCGAGGCGGCGAAGGAAGCCGGGGCGCAGGACTGGGTGGACTGGTGGCAGCGGGTCGCCGACGACGAGCGGCTGGCAGGCGCCGCCGCCGAGCGCTTCGGCATCTTCGGCAACCCGATCGAGGGCGACCACTCCGACGGCGAGGTCCAGTCCGTCGCCTGGCACGTCCGGACGCTGCGCGAGCACGGCTTCGCCGAGGCGAAGGCCGTCTGGTGCGCACCGGCCGACGCGCTGGTGCTGGGGCTGCGGTAA
- a CDS encoding CGNR zinc finger domain-containing protein, with protein MELSYYSDFAVRLVNTEEPERGEDTLTTVEAVRELFGPGQQAARRATDADVTRLRGVRTRLRAVFGAASEGDEVRAVDLLNSLLMEFPTSPQISGHEYLDDQGRPRWHMHLADHPANATAGYAATACMGLAFSLTELGVDRLGICQAHPCRNAYLDTSTNRSRRYCSDRCATRANVAAYRARKRLENGPRGRTAESAQPSTEVTES; from the coding sequence GTGGAACTGAGCTATTACTCCGACTTCGCCGTCCGTCTGGTCAACACCGAGGAACCCGAACGCGGTGAGGACACGCTCACCACCGTCGAAGCCGTACGCGAGCTGTTCGGCCCCGGCCAGCAGGCCGCCCGCCGCGCGACCGACGCCGATGTGACGCGCCTGCGCGGCGTACGGACCCGGCTGCGCGCCGTCTTCGGCGCCGCCTCCGAGGGCGACGAGGTACGGGCGGTGGACCTGCTGAACTCGCTTCTGATGGAGTTCCCCACCAGCCCGCAGATCTCCGGCCACGAGTACCTGGACGACCAGGGCCGCCCGCGCTGGCACATGCACCTGGCCGACCACCCCGCCAACGCGACCGCGGGCTACGCCGCCACCGCCTGCATGGGGCTCGCGTTCAGCCTCACCGAGCTCGGCGTGGACCGGCTGGGCATCTGCCAGGCGCACCCGTGCCGCAACGCCTATCTGGACACCTCGACCAACCGCTCCCGGCGCTACTGCTCGGACCGCTGCGCGACCCGCGCCAACGTGGCCGCCTACCGCGCCCGGAAACGCCTGGAGAACGGCCCCAGGGGGCGTACCGCCGAGAGCGCCCAGCCGAGCACCGAGGTCACGGAGAGCTGA